Genomic window (Arcobacter sp. F155):
TACTCCATTATATTTACCAGGTGGTATTTTAGTATTTGTTGCACTTACAACTTACTTCTTACATAAAATGGAATTCAAAGAGATGAAAGCTGCAATTGGAGAGTCTTCACAAGTAATGATTGGGGCTGGTTTCGTTCTTGTATTTACTATTCCATTAGTTAGAATTTTAATTAACTCAGGAATTAATGAATCTGGATTTGATTCTATGCCTGTTGCTATGGCAAACTTTGTTGCTACATCGGTTGGTGATATTTACCCACTATTTGCTCCAATGGTTGGTGCATTAGGTGCATTTATTGCTGGAAGTAATACAGTTTCAAATATGATGTTATCTCAGTTCCAATTTGGTGTTGCAGATGCTCTTGGAATCTCAACTGCATTTATGATTGCACTTCAAGCAGTTGGTGCAGCAGCTGGTAATATGATTGCAATTCACAATGTAGTTGCAGCAAGTGCTACTGTTGGTTTACTTGACCAAGAAGGTGAAACACTAAGAAGAACAGTTATTCCTACAATTTACTATTGTTTAGTTGCTGGTATTTTAGGTTTAGTTGGAATGTATGTGCTAGGATTAGCAGATCCATTAATGAAGTAACTATAAAGGCTTTTAAGCCTTTATAGTTTTATATAAAAAGAGAAAAGAGTTAAACTTTTTCTCTTACTATTTGAATATCTTTTAAATCAATATCTAAATAACATTTATCCCTGCTAGTTAAACAATCTATACAAAATGATTTTACTGTAAGTTCTAAATTATCATAATTATTTAAAGATACTTCTAGTTCATAATAATCCCCACAATAAGAGATATCTAAAATAGAAGCTTCAATCTTAGAGCTATCCGCAGTTACTTCAATCTTATCAATAGGAATTACAGCTAAGTTCTCAGGAGTGATACTTGAACCTAAATCCTCTATAAGTTTTGTTGGAAGTTTATTAATTCTATTTAAAAAGTTTGCTATGTAGTATGATTTTGGTTTTTCAAAAAGCTCTTTAGCTGTTCCAAACTGCTCAATTTTTTTATCATTGATAATTGCAATTTTATCAGACATACTTAAAGCCTCTTTCTGGTCATGGGTAACTAATATAGCACTAAGACCTAACTCTTTAATCATCTTCTTTAGCCAAACTTTTGTTTTATTTCTTAAAATTGTATCTAGGTTTGAAAAAGGCTCATCTAAAAGCAATACTTTAGGCTCATAGGCTAAAACTCTTGCTATTGAAACCCTTTGCTGCTGCCCACCACTTAACTCGTGAATTTGCTTATGTCTGTGGTCAAATAAATCAAACTGCTTTAATAAAACATCTACTCTTCTTTGCTTTTCGTCTTGTTTAAGTTTATAAAGTGCAAACTCAATGTTTTCTCTTACATTTAAATGAGGGAATAAAGCATAGTCTTGGAAAATATATCCAATATCTTTATTACACTGATTTCTTCCATCATTTACTAAGCACGTTTCATTTAAAAATATTTCACCCTTATAATCATCATGTAAAGAAGCAATACATCTTAGGATTGTACTTTTACCACATCCACTAGGACCTAGAATAGTTACAATTTCCCCTGCTTCAACACTAAAAGAGATATCCTCTAAAATCTTTGTTTCACCAAAAGAAACTGCTAAATCTTTTACACTAATTCCTATCATGAATCATTAATCCTTAATCATATTTTTAAGTAATATTAAAACAGAGATTATTCCTAAACCAACAATAAACATTGCTGGTACACTTGACTCAACAACCTGTGCTTGAGTTACAAGTTCATGGGATAATACTGCTAAAGTATCATAGTTAAATGGCCTTAGAATCATTGTAAGAGGTAACTCTTTAATTACTTCAATAAAGATAACAATAAAACTAGCTAAAGCAGAGTTTTTAATTAAAGGCAACATTACTTTATAAAAAGTTTGGAAAGTTCCTGTACCCATAGTTTTACAAGCATCATCATAGCTTTGAGGTATTTTTGCAAATCCTGATTCATAGTTGTTTATTGAAATAGCAATAAATCTAACTGTATAACCAAAAATTACTGCTATAACAGTTCCACTAAGTAAGATATCAAAACTTCTATCTATAATAGAAAAGAAACTAAGTATTCCAACGGCAACAACAGCACCAGGAATAGAATATCCCAATTTTGATATTTGCATTAGGTAGTCTGCTAGTTTACTTTTATGAAGTCTTACATTATAAACTAAAATAAAAGCTAATACCGTAATAAATATAGCAGAAAAAATACCAAGGGATAAAGTCTGATAAAGTACAGTTAAAAAGTCTTCATCTATTACTTCTTCATATGACCTATAAAACCATACTGACATTTGAGAAAATGGTAATAAAAACCCAAAAAAGAAAGGAATAAAACATGCAACAAATGCAAAAATATTACTAAATCCAGTTAGCTTTTGTTTTGCAATAGGTTTAAAATCTTTTCCACTACTTTTGTATCTTTTATTTCTTCTTTGATATTTCTCTAAAAAGATTAAAATGAAAATAAATAGCATTAACATAGAAGCTAGTTTTGAAGCATCTTCAACACTTCCCATTCCAAACCAAGTCCTAAAAATACCAGTTACAAAAGTTGCAACTCCATAATAATCCATAACCCCAAAATCTGCAACTGCTTCCATTACAGCTAAAATTACACCTGCTACAATTGCTGGTCTTGAAATAGGAATTACTACTTTATAAAAAATTTGAAAATTGTTTAATCCCATAGTCTTTGAAGCATCAATAATAGATGAAGACTCTGCTCTTAAATATGTTTTACAGATTAAATAAACATATGGATATAAAACCAGAGACATTACAATAATAGCACCTTCAATTGACATAATATCAAAGAAGTATACTTCTGATAAATCTTTTCCTAGTAAATCTAAAATAAAAGTTGTCACACTTCCAGTAATATCAAACATTCCACCATAAATATATGCAACGATATATGTAGGAATTGCAAAGGGTAAAATCAATGCATAATGAAAGAATGAAGAACCAGTAAAGGTAAATAGTGAAGTTAAATATGCTGTTGTAAAGCCTAGTATTGCAGTTATTACTGCTACACCTACCATAATATATAATGAGTTAAAAATATATTCAAATAGTACAGTATCTACTAGATGTTTCCAGTTTTCACCGCCTGTAAATATATTTGTAAATAGAATAATTGCTGGTATTGAAATAAGTAGTGTTATAAAAACACTACTTATTGTAAGTTTATTAATATGTTTCAAATTTGTTAAAGCCTCTTATCTCCATCCTGCTTGGTCGAAGATTTTAACAGCTTTTGCATTATTTTCACCTAAAGTGTTGATTGAGATTGTATCATCTTCAAAAGTTCCCCATGAAGAAACTAATTTTGAAGGCTTAACACCTTTTAATACTGGGTACTCAAAGTTACCTTTTGCAAATAATTCTTGTGCATCTGGACTTGCTAAGAACTCAACAAATTTAATTGCATTCTCTTTATTTGGAGAATATTTAGCTACACCTGCACCTGAAACATTGATGTGAGTTCCACCATTTTCAAATTTAGGGAATAAAATTTTAACTTTTTTAACAGCTTCAGCTTGTGCAACTTCTTTGTTATCTACCATTTTACCAATATAATAAGTGTTTGCAATTGCAATTTCACCAATTCCATTTGCTACAGCTTTAACTTGGTATCTATCGTTACCTTTTGGTTTTTTAGCCATATTTGCAACAACACCTTTTGCCCATTCTAAAGCTTTTTCTTCACCGTGGTGAGCAATCATTGCTGCCATTAAAGATTGGTTATAAATATTATTTGAAGATCTAACCATAATTTTCCCTTTAAATTTAGG
Coding sequences:
- a CDS encoding iron ABC transporter permease, with amino-acid sequence MKHINKLTISSVFITLLISIPAIILFTNIFTGGENWKHLVDTVLFEYIFNSLYIMVGVAVITAILGFTTAYLTSLFTFTGSSFFHYALILPFAIPTYIVAYIYGGMFDITGSVTTFILDLLGKDLSEVYFFDIMSIEGAIIVMSLVLYPYVYLICKTYLRAESSSIIDASKTMGLNNFQIFYKVVIPISRPAIVAGVILAVMEAVADFGVMDYYGVATFVTGIFRTWFGMGSVEDASKLASMLMLFIFILIFLEKYQRRNKRYKSSGKDFKPIAKQKLTGFSNIFAFVACFIPFFFGFLLPFSQMSVWFYRSYEEVIDEDFLTVLYQTLSLGIFSAIFITVLAFILVYNVRLHKSKLADYLMQISKLGYSIPGAVVAVGILSFFSIIDRSFDILLSGTVIAVIFGYTVRFIAISINNYESGFAKIPQSYDDACKTMGTGTFQTFYKVMLPLIKNSALASFIVIFIEVIKELPLTMILRPFNYDTLAVLSHELVTQAQVVESSVPAMFIVGLGIISVLILLKNMIKD
- a CDS encoding Fe(3+) ABC transporter substrate-binding protein — protein: MLKKLALGTLVLASSLFASNEVNVYSHRHYDTDKQLFKMFEEKTGIKVNVVKAKASALIKRIESEGKNSPADVLITVDAGRLYQATEKDLLQSIDSDYLTKNIPAQLRDKDNKWFALTKRSRVAVYKLGTGIEKELKTYEDLADPKFKGKIMVRSSNNIYNQSLMAAMIAHHGEEKALEWAKGVVANMAKKPKGNDRYQVKAVANGIGEIAIANTYYIGKMVDNKEVAQAEAVKKVKILFPKFENGGTHINVSGAGVAKYSPNKENAIKFVEFLASPDAQELFAKGNFEYPVLKGVKPSKLVSSWGTFEDDTISINTLGENNAKAVKIFDQAGWR
- a CDS encoding ABC transporter ATP-binding protein; translated protein: MIGISVKDLAVSFGETKILEDISFSVEAGEIVTILGPSGCGKSTILRCIASLHDDYKGEIFLNETCLVNDGRNQCNKDIGYIFQDYALFPHLNVRENIEFALYKLKQDEKQRRVDVLLKQFDLFDHRHKQIHELSGGQQQRVSIARVLAYEPKVLLLDEPFSNLDTILRNKTKVWLKKMIKELGLSAILVTHDQKEALSMSDKIAIINDKKIEQFGTAKELFEKPKSYYIANFLNRINKLPTKLIEDLGSSITPENLAVIPIDKIEVTADSSKIEASILDISYCGDYYELEVSLNNYDNLELTVKSFCIDCLTSRDKCYLDIDLKDIQIVREKV